GAGGATGGTGGTCAAGACGTGGCCGATCAGTCTCCAGTTTGTCAACTAGGAAAGACTATTAGTACTCATGGAAATGAAGACGCCGGCTCTCTTCACTCACAGCtgccttgagctcttctCGGCTGACGTTGGTTCTGGCCTGGACCTTGGTGGAATCGTCGCGTAAAACGCGTGCAGTGAGGATTTTTGCCTCGTGCTCATTAAAGTACCGTAGTCCAACAAGTGACACTGGCTTGGCCGTCGATCGGGGGAAGAACAAGATGAAGGCAACAGCAACGACCAAAGTCAACATTCCTTCAATCTGTGGCGTTGTTAGTTACGGAAAAGGTTCTCGAGACGGTATCAGCTTACGAGAAACAGCCACTGCCATCCCGATAAGCCGCCAATACCTCTCATTCGAAGGCTACGACAGGTCAGAAATCGTTTCAAGCCTTTTTCGAGTACTTACGACTCACATCCCGAAGGCCAAAAGCCCAGCTGCGCCGTTGGCAGCCATATTCccgacaaagaagatgccAAATCGCTTGCTTGTCTCTTCTTGTTTGTAGAATCTCGTGATGGTGAACAAAGCTGCCGGGATGTACCCGCACTCGCAAATACTACAAGATGTATTAATGACAATGGAGCACGAGTCTGAAAAGGGGAAATACGTacccgaggaggaagcgaGTTGCCAAATAGGCACCGTACCCTTGGCCCTTGATAAAGGCTTGAAACGTAGCCACCAGGCCCCTGCGTTCACAGTTGTTAATGCCCTGTTGATACTCATCCTATCCAATTCACCTACCAGGCCAAAATTTGGAATCCTATCCAAACCGCCGGTCCAACACGGTAGAGTACGAGATTTGAGGGGATCTTGACAGATGTTAGCCTCGCTCGACTCCCGGCCAGTAGGCGACAACACTACACACCTCGAATATGACAATGCCCAAATACATGAGCTGGTTGCCGACATTATACTGAAACTGATTGATTCCAACCTCTGCCATGAAGTTATCAGTCATTGCATTGCCTCTGTTCTTTGGTAAGCCAAGATCCCGACAACAAACTCGGCAGCACCTACATGTTTGACCGATCGAGCTGAAGAACGAAAAAACCAATGATCAGCAGGGGCATGACAGCAAAGTCAATCCTTGAATAATAGATCAGCCTCAATCACCGTGTAAGCAAGGTTCAAGGTCGTGTACCTTCGAACTAGGCTtcgctcctccttggccgacCACTCGGGTGGTATCTGGTCTCGTGCAACATCATCGCTGTCAATTATGACACTGTTGGATTGCTTCTCTGACATTTCAACTGCTAACTGGCCGGTTACTCGGGTGAACAGGTTTGAGCAGAGAAGTGATGATTACTTGCCATCGTAGCATTCGGCATCTTTTAATCGACGCCTGCTTGGTCACGCAATCT
This Fusarium keratoplasticum isolate Fu6.1 chromosome 6, whole genome shotgun sequence DNA region includes the following protein-coding sequences:
- a CDS encoding MFS domain-containing protein, encoding MSEKQSNSVIIDSDDVARDQIPPEWSAKEERSLVRRIDFAVMPLLIIGFFVLQLDRSNIGNAMTDNFMAEVGINQFQYNVGNQLMYLGIVIFEIPSNLVLYRVGPAVWIGFQILAWGLVATFQAFIKGQGYGAYLATRFLLGICECGYIPAALFTITRFYKQEETSKRFGIFFVGNMAANGAAGLLAFGILRMRGIGGLSGWQWLFLIEGMLTLVVAVAFILFFPRSTAKPVSLVGLRYFNEHEAKILTARVLRDDSTKVQARTNVSREELKAALTNWRLIGHVLTTILCLSAQASLFAFAPSIVATYGYGKLQANAMTSIGYWILLVTTVTWGWIADKWGKRGPMVLLGVVIGWALIIANRVLVRTDKVDAKFAILTLIIAFSFNWHPVHASWVSLNAKSAGERSVTMAIFIMAANTSGIVSGQLFQAKDAPRYQTAWTATVALSCAGVAVCTWTNLQYWWLNRRNARKGYTTFVYSY